In Nitrosophilus labii, the following proteins share a genomic window:
- a CDS encoding primosomal protein N', with translation MRYYIVAINQKPLLLTYSHQDSLEVGTLVEVEIKKRLYKGYILKETKKPSFECKEIMNITEFYLPKNYMEIAKFISTYYFCSIGEALGLFVPFKKERFVTKNLKIKKDLSTNSQLPITQSTIELSAEQKEALEFIKSHQISLLFGDTGSGKTQIYMRYFQEILAKGKSAIFLMPEISLTPQMEERLREYFGTSVAIWHSKISKKKKEAILEDIYSGKVKIVAGPRSALFLPMENLGLIVVDEEHDDSYKAHNRPRYNAKDLAIYFGKKLGISVVLGSATPSLNSYLKFPHFRLKGSFYKGKKEFVWENELTSLTSLVIEHIKETLKNKKQSIIFLPTRANFKYLICSDCGEAVKCPYCDVGMSLHFDKRALVCHYCNFAEPIPKNCPSCSSQNLKANRIGTSEIVKELREIFKDAKIAKFDKDEITTHKKLQNTLKSFANKEIDILVGTQMLSKGHDYPDVALSVVLGIDYVLNMADFRAREKAVSLFLQIAGRSGRKEKGKVLVQTLNRDFFENYLDFEKFLKDEIEFRKGLYPPFKRLAIALFSHKDRKKAQESMQEMLKKLKRFEDIEIVGFGEAPIEKIAGRYRYNIILRSDLAKALINAINRSKIELTEVDMDPINIV, from the coding sequence ATGAGATACTACATCGTAGCTATAAACCAAAAACCTCTGTTGCTTACATACTCCCATCAAGACTCCTTAGAAGTGGGAACTTTAGTCGAGGTTGAGATAAAAAAGAGACTATATAAAGGATACATATTAAAAGAGACCAAAAAGCCCTCTTTTGAGTGCAAAGAGATAATGAATATAACCGAATTTTATCTGCCTAAAAATTATATGGAGATTGCAAAGTTTATCTCAACTTACTATTTTTGCTCTATTGGCGAAGCGCTCGGCCTTTTTGTTCCTTTTAAAAAAGAGAGATTTGTAACTAAAAATTTGAAAATAAAAAAAGATTTATCAACCAATTCTCAGTTACCGATTACGCAGTCCACAATTGAACTATCTGCAGAACAAAAAGAGGCATTAGAGTTTATAAAATCTCATCAGATATCTTTGCTTTTTGGAGATACGGGAAGCGGGAAAACGCAAATTTATATGAGATATTTTCAAGAGATATTGGCTAAAGGTAAAAGCGCGATATTTTTAATGCCAGAGATCTCTTTGACTCCTCAAATGGAGGAGAGACTAAGAGAGTATTTTGGAACAAGTGTGGCTATATGGCACAGCAAAATATCCAAAAAGAAAAAAGAGGCGATTTTAGAAGATATCTATAGTGGTAAAGTGAAGATAGTTGCGGGACCTAGAAGCGCTCTTTTTTTGCCGATGGAAAATCTGGGTTTGATTGTGGTGGATGAAGAGCATGATGATAGTTACAAAGCTCATAACCGCCCTAGATACAACGCGAAAGATTTGGCTATCTATTTTGGAAAAAAACTGGGAATAAGTGTTGTTTTGGGAAGCGCTACGCCTTCTTTAAACTCATACTTAAAATTTCCTCACTTTAGACTCAAAGGTAGTTTTTATAAAGGAAAAAAAGAGTTTGTTTGGGAAAATGAGCTAACATCTTTGACGTCTTTGGTGATTGAGCATATAAAAGAGACATTAAAAAATAAAAAGCAATCTATTATATTTTTACCGACAAGAGCAAACTTTAAATATCTGATATGCTCTGATTGCGGCGAAGCGGTTAAATGTCCCTATTGCGATGTGGGTATGAGTTTGCATTTTGACAAAAGAGCGCTTGTATGCCACTACTGTAACTTTGCCGAGCCGATACCAAAAAATTGTCCATCTTGCTCTTCGCAAAATCTCAAAGCCAATAGAATCGGCACTAGCGAGATTGTAAAAGAGCTTAGAGAGATTTTCAAAGATGCAAAAATTGCAAAATTTGACAAAGATGAGATAACTACCCATAAAAAACTTCAAAATACTCTAAAAAGTTTTGCAAACAAAGAGATAGATATTTTAGTTGGTACCCAGATGCTCTCAAAAGGGCATGATTATCCGGATGTAGCGCTATCTGTTGTGTTGGGAATAGACTATGTTTTAAATATGGCCGATTTTAGAGCAAGAGAGAAAGCGGTATCTCTTTTTTTGCAGATTGCCGGAAGAAGCGGAAGAAAAGAGAAGGGAAAAGTTTTGGTGCAGACTCTAAATCGGGATTTTTTTGAAAATTATCTAGATTTTGAGAAGTTTTTAAAAGATGAGATAGAGTTTAGAAAAGGGTTGTATCCTCCCTTTAAGAGACTAGCTATTGCCCTTTTTTCTCACAAAGATAGAAAAAAGGCGCAAGAGAGTATGCAAGAGATGTTAAAAAAACTAAAAAGATTTGAAGATATAGAAATAGTGGGTTTTGGAGAAGCTCCTATAGAGAAGATAGCGGGGAGATACAGATATAACATAATTTTAAGAAGTGATTTGGCAAAAGCTTTGATAAACGCCATAAATAGATCAAAAATCGAGCTAACAGAAGTTGATATGGATCCGATTAATATTGTGTGA
- a CDS encoding type II toxin-antitoxin system VapC family toxin, with product MILLDTNILIEVLKNNRKIVEFLNGLEDEVIISSITQMELFYGAFNKMEIKKLEKFFLNFEIVYIDEEISKIATNLVKKYSKSHNLNIPDSLIAATAIKKNCYLCTLNLKDFKYLDKIKLLEV from the coding sequence ATGATACTTTTGGATACGAATATTTTAATAGAAGTATTAAAAAATAATAGAAAAATAGTTGAGTTCTTAAATGGTTTAGAGGATGAGGTTATAATCTCTTCAATTACTCAAATGGAGCTATTTTATGGCGCATTTAATAAAATGGAGATAAAAAAACTAGAAAAGTTTTTTTTAAATTTTGAAATTGTGTATATTGACGAAGAGATTTCAAAAATTGCGACTAATTTAGTAAAAAAATATTCAAAAAGTCATAATCTAAATATTCCAGATAGTTTGATAGCGGCTACTGCAATTAAGAAAAATTGCTATCTTTGTACACTCAATTTAAAAGATTTTAAATATTTAGATAAGATTAAACTGTTAGAGGTATAA